The Phormidium sp. PBR-2020 DNA segment CGCCCCGAACCCTTCACCGAGAAAGATCTCAAAGCCATCAAAAAAGAGATGGTGAAGATTATCAAAAAGAAACTCCCCGTCACCCGGGAAGTCGTCAGCCGTGAGGAAGCCCAAAAGCGCATCGAGAAAATCCAGGAACCCTACAAACTGGAAATCCTCGCCGACATTAAAGAAGAACCCATCACCGTCTATCACCTAGGCGATGAATGGTGGGATCTCTGTGCCGGTCCCCACATCGAAACCACCGGCGACCTCCACCCCAAAGCAATCGACCTCGAAAGCATCGCTGGGGCCTACTGGCGTGGGGATGCCAACAACCCCCAACTGCAACGGATTTACGGAACCGCCTGGGAAACCCCCGAACAACTGCAAGAGTATAGACGGCGCAAAGAAGAAGCCCTTAAACGAGATCACCGCAAACTCGGCAAAGAACTGGGCCTGTTCGTCTTCAACGATGTTGTCGGTCCTGGCCTTCCCATGTGGACTCCCAAGGGGACTCTCCTGCGGTCAACCTTGCAAGACTTCCTCAAACAAGAACAACAAAAACGGGGCTATCAAGACGTTGTCACCCCCCATATCGCTCGTGTGGACCTCTTCAAAACCTCCGGTCATTGGCAGAACTACAAAGAGGATATGTTCCCCATGATGTCCGACGAGGACTCCACCCTCGACGATGAACGGGGATTTGTTCTCAAACCCATGAACTGCCCCTTCCATGTGCAACTCTACAAAAACGAGTTGCGTTCCTATCGGGACCTCCCCATCCGTTACGCCGAATTTGGCACCGTCTATCGTTACGAACAGTCCGGGGAACTCGGGGGACTGACTCGGGTGCGCGGCTTTACTCAAGATGACTCTCACCTGTTCGTCACCCCGAACCAACTCGAAGCCGAATTTCTCAGCGTGGTGGACTTGATTTTAACCGTCTTCCAAAGCCTGCGTTTAACCAACTTCAAATCCCGCCTCAGTACCCGCGACGCCGACTCCGACAAATATATCGGCTCAGATGCCGCTTGGGACAAAGCCGAGAACGCCATCCGCCAAGCCATGGAATCTCGGGGAATG contains these protein-coding regions:
- the thrS gene encoding threonine--tRNA ligase → MVVSQSPVSEHAEQPIRLPRTSESDSIKRIRHTASHVMAMAVQRLFPGTQVTIGPWTEYGFYYDFDRPEPFTEKDLKAIKKEMVKIIKKKLPVTREVVSREEAQKRIEKIQEPYKLEILADIKEEPITVYHLGDEWWDLCAGPHIETTGDLHPKAIDLESIAGAYWRGDANNPQLQRIYGTAWETPEQLQEYRRRKEEALKRDHRKLGKELGLFVFNDVVGPGLPMWTPKGTLLRSTLQDFLKQEQQKRGYQDVVTPHIARVDLFKTSGHWQNYKEDMFPMMSDEDSTLDDERGFVLKPMNCPFHVQLYKNELRSYRDLPIRYAEFGTVYRYEQSGELGGLTRVRGFTQDDSHLFVTPNQLEAEFLSVVDLILTVFQSLRLTNFKSRLSTRDADSDKYIGSDAAWDKAENAIRQAMESRGMSYFEAPGEAAFYGPKLDFIFQDALEREWQLGTVQVDYNLPERFELEYVAEDGSRQRPVMIHRAPFGSLERLIGILIEEYAGDFPLWLAPEQVRLLPVSEEFLPFAKDVEAQMLAVGIRAKADTSNERLGKQIRNAEKGKIPVMCIVGAKEKESNSLSVRTRASGELGALEIPEVIEKLTTALQTRGDF